One window from the genome of Deltaproteobacteria bacterium encodes:
- a CDS encoding phosphatase PAP2 family protein, with translation MSLRRGLGLYLLAVVVLCELATLLLLLGLPLPVTPGVVGILLAGPGLALALLWRRLGHPLEGGPGGGWALAGVINVLCWGSSYFVLGALIPESRHHTLPDPVLSWLPVTPAFSVIYVAVHPFNALPWFLHPSAAALKRLALAMGLMLGVSVAVWLAWPVATIRVLPPEGAGDLGSWVLGQVYATDPAANCLPSAHCALATCGALSLRGTHRGLGLWAGITCAIICLSTLFTHQHYLLDVLSGVGLGIGAWWAAGRLPAR, from the coding sequence TTGAGCCTGCGGCGGGGGCTCGGGCTCTACCTCCTCGCCGTCGTCGTCCTCTGCGAGCTCGCCACCCTCCTCCTCCTCCTCGGGCTCCCCCTCCCGGTGACGCCGGGGGTGGTGGGGATCCTCCTCGCCGGCCCGGGCCTCGCCCTGGCCCTGCTCTGGCGTCGCCTCGGCCACCCCCTCGAGGGCGGCCCCGGCGGCGGCTGGGCCCTGGCCGGGGTGATCAACGTGCTGTGCTGGGGCTCGTCCTACTTCGTGCTCGGGGCGCTCATCCCCGAGAGCCGCCACCACACCCTGCCCGACCCCGTCCTCTCCTGGCTGCCGGTGACCCCCGCCTTCTCGGTGATCTACGTCGCGGTCCACCCCTTCAACGCCCTGCCCTGGTTCCTCCACCCCAGCGCGGCTGCGCTGAAGCGGCTGGCGCTGGCCATGGGCCTGATGCTCGGAGTGAGCGTGGCCGTCTGGCTCGCCTGGCCGGTGGCGACGATCCGCGTCCTGCCCCCGGAAGGGGCGGGCGACCTGGGCAGCTGGGTGCTCGGCCAGGTCTACGCCACCGACCCGGCGGCCAACTGCCTACCCTCGGCCCACTGCGCGCTGGCCACCTGCGGCGCCCTCTCCCTGCGCGGCACCCACCGGGGGCTGGGGCTCTGGGCCGGGATCACCTGCGCGATCATCTGCCTCTCCACCCTCTTCACCCACCAGCACTACCTCCTCGACGTGCTCTCCGGCGTGGGCCTGGGCATCGGCGCCTGGTGGGCCGCCGGCCGCCTCCCGGCCCGCTGA
- a CDS encoding thermonuclease family protein, whose amino-acid sequence MLALSNAIAGLALAHPGGRDAEGCHTCRTKCEQYGLSAGERHCHGEGEAAPPAPARPELRATPRAASHGTSLELAYVDKVLDGDTIKVRAGGEKLTIRVLGIDCPESKRNRKCKADKTGCAWQIPWGMKAAKRAAALLKHQQVTLECEGKCGAGRFGRPLRYVRLPDGRDFGQVMIEEGFCADYGWKYPHPRGRAYRRAQAPVQAAGLGVWQEARWK is encoded by the coding sequence GTGCTCGCCCTCTCGAACGCCATCGCGGGCCTGGCGCTCGCGCACCCCGGCGGGCGCGACGCCGAGGGCTGCCACACCTGCCGGACCAAGTGCGAGCAGTACGGCCTCTCGGCCGGGGAGCGGCACTGCCACGGCGAGGGTGAGGCGGCGCCGCCCGCGCCTGCCCGCCCGGAGCTGCGCGCCACGCCCCGCGCCGCCAGCCACGGCACCAGCCTGGAGCTGGCCTACGTGGACAAGGTCCTCGACGGAGACACGATCAAGGTCCGCGCGGGTGGCGAGAAGCTGACCATCCGGGTGCTCGGCATCGACTGCCCGGAGTCGAAGCGCAACCGCAAGTGCAAGGCCGACAAGACCGGCTGCGCCTGGCAGATCCCCTGGGGGATGAAGGCCGCGAAGCGGGCCGCTGCCCTCCTCAAGCACCAGCAGGTGACCCTCGAGTGTGAGGGCAAGTGCGGCGCCGGCCGCTTCGGCCGCCCCTTGCGCTACGTCCGCCTCCCCGACGGCCGGGACTTCGGCCAGGTGATGATCGAGGAGGGCTTCTGCGCCGACTACGGCTGGAAGTACCCCCACCCCCGGGGCCGCGCCTACCGCCGCGCCCAGGCGCCGGTGCAGGCCGCCGGCCTCGGCGTCTGGCAGGAAGCGCGCTGGAAGTAG
- the tyrA gene encoding bifunctional chorismate mutase/prephenate dehydrogenase has product MADSLSELRGQIDAIDAQLIQLLVERARLTARVGQVKEAEGLPLYAPEREAALLARRREQAAEAGLAPELIEDLLRRVMRDSYASQEGSFSATGDAGRPVVIVGGAGQLGRLFASFFERSGYPVRILEVEDWPEAAGRVAGAGLVLVAVPIDRTLEVIERLPPLPPDCVLADLTSVKRAPLSAMLAAHAGPVVGLHPMFGPDVRSLAKQVVVVCEGREPGACRWLLDQLALWGAVLRKEAPEGHDRAMELIQAMRHFTTLIYGAFLARQQADLDELQRLSSPIYRLELAMVGRLFAQSPDLYADIILSASGLPALLEAYRETLDGLLTLVREGSREAIIERFDTVADYFGELAPALLRESGALLRTAHDARDPGDSP; this is encoded by the coding sequence TTGGCCGACAGCCTCTCCGAGCTGCGGGGGCAGATCGACGCGATCGACGCGCAGCTGATCCAGCTGCTCGTCGAGCGGGCCCGGCTCACGGCGCGGGTGGGGCAGGTCAAGGAGGCCGAGGGTCTCCCCCTCTACGCCCCGGAGCGCGAGGCCGCCCTGCTGGCCCGGCGGCGGGAGCAGGCTGCCGAGGCCGGGCTGGCGCCCGAGCTGATCGAGGACCTCCTGCGCCGGGTGATGCGGGACTCCTACGCCAGCCAGGAGGGGAGCTTCTCGGCCACCGGGGACGCCGGGCGGCCGGTGGTGATCGTCGGCGGCGCCGGGCAGCTCGGCCGGCTCTTCGCCTCCTTCTTCGAGCGCTCGGGCTACCCCGTTCGGATCCTGGAGGTCGAGGACTGGCCGGAGGCCGCCGGGCGGGTCGCGGGGGCCGGGCTGGTGCTGGTGGCGGTCCCCATCGACCGGACCCTCGAGGTCATCGAGCGGCTGCCCCCCCTTCCCCCGGACTGCGTCCTGGCGGACCTCACCTCGGTGAAGCGGGCGCCCCTCTCGGCGATGCTCGCGGCGCACGCCGGCCCGGTGGTCGGCCTGCACCCGATGTTCGGACCGGACGTGCGCAGCCTGGCCAAGCAGGTCGTCGTGGTCTGCGAGGGTCGGGAGCCCGGCGCCTGCCGCTGGCTCCTGGACCAGCTCGCGCTCTGGGGGGCGGTGCTACGCAAGGAGGCCCCCGAGGGGCACGACCGGGCCATGGAGCTGATCCAGGCCATGCGCCACTTCACCACCCTGATCTACGGGGCCTTCCTCGCCCGCCAGCAGGCCGACCTCGACGAGCTCCAGCGCCTCTCCTCGCCGATCTACCGCCTCGAGCTGGCCATGGTCGGCCGCCTCTTCGCCCAGAGCCCCGACCTCTACGCCGACATCATCCTCTCGGCCTCGGGCCTGCCGGCGCTGCTGGAGGCCTACCGGGAGACCCTGGACGGTCTGCTCACGCTCGTCAGGGAGGGCAGCCGGGAGGCGATCATCGAGCGCTTCGACACGGTGGCAGACTACTTCGGGGAGCTGGCCCCGGCCCTGCTCCGGGAGAGCGGCGCGCTCCTGCGCACCGCTCACGACGCGCGGGATCCCGGGGACTCACCATGA
- a CDS encoding HEAT repeat domain-containing protein produces MSDSDRLVKLLSAQSTRVRTAAAVVVAELGIKTDPARAALLEMALGGDPAQQLPALEALAVVGTKKTAESILPLLEGGPREVRKAAVHALEGIGKSIVPLIKARLEAAGPEERRLLSEVLGSLGGKDAFSTLLDSFLDEDEEETRRAAVAARQTLRELKEEDRKTTLGQAKRFLTSKRAKESAAARAAAVKLIGYLEEPTTVPLLLEHAVAKAEAIEVRQEALLALRFALAKSRNAKDQSKLALELLSVIETAPPEVGRMARDTLAFVPLPSGARARLIRLMEHSDESIGLFALEALAGAETTPVSEGLVSVLLNTGGKRAERAAELLGQRSGAAAALGKALFEAKDEATLERLVTALLPHAGKLEARLTTRISKKAVETLEEDAKAAAPWLTVAFAADPSALAKQLRAGAAAHKKARRLKPATVLLEALCRTPACTTDDRYLLASLQLRQSARDPRSSARARDACLQTIERLAADGFDIEKALRADRSLDLEMLYYVGFHLLGEEDPIGAGLLETVVQKAGRKKIGRSAKKLLAKAAEL; encoded by the coding sequence ATGAGCGATTCGGACAGGCTGGTGAAGCTCCTCTCGGCGCAGTCCACCCGCGTCCGCACGGCGGCGGCCGTGGTGGTGGCCGAGCTGGGCATCAAGACCGACCCCGCCCGGGCGGCCCTCCTGGAGATGGCGCTGGGGGGCGACCCGGCCCAGCAGCTCCCCGCCCTCGAGGCCCTGGCGGTGGTCGGCACCAAGAAGACCGCCGAGTCGATCCTGCCCCTGCTCGAGGGCGGCCCCCGGGAGGTGCGCAAGGCCGCCGTGCACGCCCTGGAGGGCATCGGCAAGAGCATCGTCCCCCTGATCAAGGCCCGCCTCGAGGCCGCCGGGCCCGAGGAGCGCCGCCTGCTCTCGGAGGTGCTCGGCAGCCTCGGGGGCAAGGACGCCTTCTCGACCCTCCTCGACTCCTTCCTCGACGAGGACGAGGAGGAGACCCGCCGCGCCGCGGTGGCGGCCCGGCAGACCCTGCGGGAGCTGAAGGAGGAAGATCGCAAGACGACCCTGGGGCAGGCCAAGCGCTTCCTCACCTCCAAGCGGGCCAAGGAGAGCGCCGCCGCCCGGGCCGCGGCGGTGAAGCTCATCGGCTACCTCGAGGAGCCGACGACCGTCCCCCTCCTCCTCGAGCACGCGGTGGCCAAGGCCGAGGCGATCGAGGTGCGCCAGGAGGCGCTCCTGGCTCTGCGCTTCGCCCTGGCCAAGTCCCGGAACGCGAAGGACCAGAGCAAGCTGGCCCTCGAGCTCCTGAGCGTGATCGAGACCGCGCCCCCCGAGGTGGGCCGCATGGCCCGGGACACCCTGGCCTTCGTCCCCCTCCCCTCCGGCGCGCGGGCCCGCCTCATTCGCCTGATGGAGCACAGCGACGAGTCCATCGGCCTCTTCGCCCTGGAGGCCCTGGCCGGCGCCGAGACGACGCCGGTGAGCGAGGGCCTGGTGTCGGTCCTCCTCAACACCGGCGGCAAGCGGGCCGAGCGCGCCGCCGAGCTGCTCGGCCAGCGCTCCGGAGCCGCCGCGGCCCTGGGCAAGGCCCTCTTCGAGGCGAAGGACGAGGCCACCCTCGAGCGGCTGGTGACCGCCCTGCTCCCCCACGCCGGGAAGCTCGAGGCCCGCCTGACCACCCGGATCTCGAAGAAGGCCGTGGAGACCCTCGAGGAGGACGCGAAGGCCGCGGCCCCCTGGCTGACCGTCGCCTTCGCCGCCGACCCCTCGGCCCTGGCCAAGCAGCTTCGCGCCGGGGCGGCCGCGCACAAGAAGGCCCGTCGCCTCAAGCCAGCGACGGTGCTCCTGGAGGCCCTCTGCCGGACCCCGGCCTGCACCACCGACGACCGCTACCTCCTGGCCAGCCTGCAGCTGCGCCAGAGCGCCCGGGACCCTCGCTCCTCGGCCCGCGCCCGGGACGCCTGCCTGCAGACCATCGAGAGGCTGGCCGCCGACGGCTTCGACATCGAGAAGGCCCTGCGCGCCGATCGCAGCCTCGACCTCGAGATGCTCTACTACGTCGGCTTCCACCTCCTCGGCGAGGAGGACCCCATCGGCGCCGGCCTCCTCGAGACCGTCGTGCAGAAGGCCGGGCGCAAGAAGATCGGCCGCTCGGCCAAGAAGCTCCTGGCGAAGGCCGCCGAGCTCTAG
- a CDS encoding NADP-dependent malic enzyme, producing the protein MSAHKSSKIRPREALTYHSRGRPGKIEVVPTKPVATARDLSLAYSPGVAEPCLEIAKDPSKVFDYTARGNLVAVISNGTAVLGLGDIGPEAGKPVMEGKGVLFKRFADIDVFDIEVAETDVDAFCKVVKALEPTFGGINLEDIKAPECFEIEARLREEMDIPVFHDDQHGTAIISGAALLNALEIAGKKIEEVTVTVSGAGASALACAHFYVSLGVKKENILLCDSKGVVSKERAEGMNPYKAAFARETDKKTLAEAMEGVDVFLGCSVAGLVTVDMVKSMADRPLVFALANPDPEIPYPDAVAARDDLIMGTGRSDYPNQINNVLGFPFIFRGALDARATTITEGMKRAAAQALADLARQEVPESVTRAYGDQPFRFGPEYIIPKPFDPRVLLWVAPAVAKAAMEDGVARRELDIDAYREALHARVSRPHAVMQAVFNKARQKKVRIAFPEGDSPKILQAADILLAEGICQPVLIGSPEKIRQLAESSGLGLEGIEIVDPDVGDTKKRYADRYHAMRARRGVLRKDVEHLIQSRNLFAAMMLEEDAVDGVVDGLNRHYGVSIKPYLEVIKVKPEVHHASGCYIMVFKDSIRFIADATVNPDPDARTLADIAVRTAALARYFDVEPRIAMLSFANFGRSDLASPRKVREATEILHARHPDLNVDGEIQVDAALLPELRAEAFPFSKLEGSANVLVFPNLDAANMAYKLLWRLGGADAIGPILTGMRKPVNILQMDSDVDDIVNLAAITAVRAISGSLSG; encoded by the coding sequence ATGAGCGCACACAAATCCTCCAAGATCCGCCCCCGAGAAGCCCTCACCTACCACTCCCGGGGACGCCCGGGGAAAATCGAGGTCGTCCCCACCAAGCCCGTCGCCACGGCCCGGGACCTCTCCCTGGCCTACTCTCCGGGGGTAGCCGAGCCCTGCCTGGAGATCGCCAAAGACCCCTCGAAGGTCTTCGACTACACCGCGCGCGGCAACCTGGTCGCCGTCATCTCCAACGGCACCGCCGTCCTCGGCCTCGGGGACATCGGCCCCGAGGCGGGCAAGCCGGTGATGGAGGGCAAGGGTGTCCTCTTCAAGCGCTTCGCCGACATCGACGTCTTCGACATCGAGGTCGCCGAGACGGACGTGGACGCCTTCTGCAAGGTGGTGAAGGCCCTCGAGCCCACCTTCGGCGGCATCAACCTCGAGGACATCAAGGCCCCCGAGTGCTTCGAGATCGAGGCGCGCCTGCGTGAGGAGATGGACATCCCCGTCTTCCACGACGACCAGCACGGCACCGCCATCATCTCCGGCGCGGCCCTGCTCAACGCCCTCGAGATCGCCGGCAAGAAGATCGAGGAGGTCACGGTGACGGTGAGCGGCGCCGGCGCCTCGGCCCTGGCCTGCGCCCACTTCTACGTCTCCCTCGGGGTGAAGAAGGAGAACATCCTCCTCTGCGACTCGAAGGGCGTGGTGAGCAAGGAGCGCGCCGAGGGCATGAACCCCTACAAGGCGGCCTTCGCCCGGGAGACCGACAAGAAGACCCTCGCCGAGGCGATGGAGGGCGTCGACGTCTTCCTGGGCTGCTCGGTGGCAGGCCTGGTCACCGTCGACATGGTGAAGTCGATGGCGGACCGCCCCCTGGTCTTCGCCCTGGCCAACCCCGACCCGGAGATCCCCTACCCCGACGCCGTCGCCGCCCGCGACGACCTCATCATGGGCACCGGCCGCTCGGACTACCCCAACCAGATCAACAATGTCCTGGGCTTCCCCTTCATCTTCCGCGGTGCCCTCGATGCCCGGGCGACCACGATCACCGAGGGGATGAAGCGCGCCGCCGCCCAGGCCCTGGCGGACCTCGCCCGGCAGGAGGTCCCCGAGTCGGTGACCCGCGCCTACGGTGACCAGCCCTTCCGCTTCGGTCCCGAGTACATCATCCCCAAGCCCTTCGATCCCCGGGTGCTCCTCTGGGTCGCCCCCGCGGTGGCGAAGGCGGCGATGGAGGACGGGGTCGCTCGGCGCGAGCTGGACATCGACGCCTACCGCGAGGCGCTCCACGCCCGGGTCTCCCGCCCCCACGCGGTGATGCAGGCGGTCTTCAACAAGGCCCGCCAGAAGAAGGTGCGCATCGCCTTCCCCGAGGGCGACTCCCCCAAGATCCTCCAGGCCGCCGACATCCTCCTCGCGGAGGGCATCTGCCAGCCGGTCCTGATCGGCTCGCCGGAGAAGATCCGGCAGTTGGCGGAGTCGTCGGGGCTCGGGCTCGAGGGGATCGAGATCGTCGATCCGGACGTCGGAGACACCAAGAAGCGCTACGCCGACCGCTACCACGCGATGCGCGCCCGCCGCGGCGTCCTGCGCAAGGACGTCGAGCACCTGATCCAGAGCCGCAACCTCTTCGCGGCGATGATGCTGGAGGAGGACGCCGTCGACGGGGTCGTCGACGGCCTGAACCGGCACTACGGGGTGAGCATCAAGCCCTACCTCGAGGTGATCAAGGTCAAGCCCGAGGTCCACCACGCCAGCGGCTGCTACATCATGGTCTTCAAGGACAGCATCCGCTTCATCGCCGACGCCACGGTGAACCCGGATCCCGACGCCCGGACCCTCGCCGACATCGCGGTGCGCACGGCTGCCCTGGCGCGCTACTTCGACGTCGAGCCCCGGATCGCCATGCTCTCCTTCGCCAACTTCGGGCGCAGCGACCTCGCCTCGCCCAGGAAGGTGCGAGAGGCGACGGAGATCCTCCACGCGCGGCACCCCGACCTGAACGTGGACGGCGAGATCCAGGTCGACGCTGCCCTGCTGCCCGAGCTGCGCGCGGAGGCCTTCCCCTTCTCGAAGCTCGAGGGCTCGGCCAACGTCCTGGTCTTCCCCAACCTCGACGCCGCCAACATGGCCTACAAGCTGCTCTGGCGACTGGGCGGCGCCGACGCCATCGGCCCGATCCTCACCGGCATGCGCAAGCCGGTGAACATCCTGCAGATGGACTCCGATGTCGACGACATCGTCAACCTCGCGGCCATCACCGCGGTCCGGGCCATCAGCGGCTCCCTGAGCGGCTAG
- a CDS encoding AgmX/PglI C-terminal domain-containing protein, which yields MFTDIKGYSALMGRDEPLALSLLEEHNAILVPVIERHGGEIIKFIGDAILAIFESARDGVRAAVEGQRALAERNRELPEERRILVRMGLHVGDVSLRDGDAFGDGVNIASRLEPLADPGGLCVSQTVRDMVAAHPEFVLESMGQRTLKNIQHPVELYRVRIEPGLSAPSPAAPRSGPRSRAWGVAAALAVVAVGVLLTILGREPGTTAAPAPSPREELRQVLADRAGTMRIGLIPLEPVGTEASLARAMGMHLQGRLAELPNAEVRVVPSTEAAGEGAHVIRGAVGALGSKLMLNLERVDGAEGVVSRVYRDADDLDALVASVDEALLDLLVRKVPEPSSETMVRIIRERLGEVRNCYEKILADHPDAEGKLTVEWGVAPSGRTRDVTIAEDEIGVPELDRCVREAMGRWLFPATAKGLGKVRYPLSFASSADD from the coding sequence CTGTTCACGGACATCAAGGGCTACTCGGCCCTGATGGGCCGGGACGAGCCCCTGGCGCTCTCCCTCCTCGAGGAGCACAACGCCATCCTCGTGCCCGTGATCGAGCGCCACGGTGGCGAGATCATCAAGTTCATCGGGGACGCCATCCTGGCGATCTTCGAGAGCGCCCGGGACGGGGTGCGGGCCGCGGTGGAGGGGCAACGGGCGCTGGCCGAGCGCAACCGCGAGCTCCCCGAGGAGCGCCGGATCCTGGTGCGCATGGGGCTCCACGTCGGCGACGTCAGCTTGCGCGACGGGGACGCCTTCGGCGACGGAGTGAACATCGCCTCCCGCCTCGAGCCCCTCGCCGATCCGGGCGGGCTCTGCGTCTCGCAGACGGTCCGGGACATGGTGGCGGCCCACCCCGAGTTCGTCCTGGAGTCGATGGGGCAGCGGACCCTGAAGAACATCCAGCACCCGGTCGAGCTCTATCGGGTCCGGATCGAGCCGGGCCTCTCCGCTCCGTCGCCGGCGGCGCCGAGGTCCGGCCCGCGCTCGAGAGCCTGGGGGGTGGCCGCCGCGCTCGCGGTGGTCGCGGTGGGCGTCCTCCTGACGATCCTGGGCCGGGAGCCTGGGACCACGGCGGCGCCAGCCCCTTCGCCTCGCGAGGAGCTGCGCCAGGTCCTGGCCGACCGCGCGGGTACGATGCGGATCGGCCTGATCCCGCTGGAGCCCGTCGGGACCGAGGCCTCGCTGGCGCGCGCCATGGGGATGCACCTCCAGGGCCGGCTGGCCGAATTGCCGAACGCGGAGGTGCGCGTCGTGCCCTCGACGGAGGCGGCCGGGGAGGGTGCGCACGTCATCCGCGGCGCGGTCGGGGCCCTGGGCTCGAAGCTGATGCTCAACCTCGAGCGGGTCGATGGCGCCGAGGGGGTCGTCTCCCGGGTCTACCGGGATGCCGACGATCTGGATGCGCTGGTGGCGTCGGTCGACGAGGCCCTCCTCGACCTGCTGGTCCGCAAGGTGCCGGAGCCCTCGTCCGAGACCATGGTCCGGATCATCCGGGAGCGCCTCGGCGAGGTGCGGAACTGCTACGAGAAGATCCTGGCGGACCACCCGGACGCGGAGGGCAAGCTGACCGTGGAGTGGGGCGTCGCCCCCTCCGGGCGGACCCGGGACGTGACCATCGCCGAGGACGAGATCGGGGTCCCGGAGCTCGACCGCTGCGTCCGGGAGGCGATGGGGCGCTGGCTCTTCCCGGCCACCGCGAAGGGGCTCGGCAAGGTGAGGTACCCCCTGAGCTTCGCGAGCTCGGCGGACGACTGA
- a CDS encoding PAS domain S-box protein, translating into MRSREDETELTHSREILGAVDALVLVTDEALTLHYANQAARELLGDEVARIFSDAPWEEVPRRLSASTAGDTLALETTLIDVGGARHQVAWSIREPSLPGQARRFVCTGLDVTELRESEERYRWLSSSTIEGITIHERGVIQDVNARCSEMWGYTIEEMIGRSVLDFATEASRPIILDRIKAGLEGPYEVVGQRKDGSTFPLEIVTRHTQYRGKLARVAGLRDISERKRIEHEHAQLEARIRQAQRMEAVGILAGGVAHDFNNLLSVIMGLSDVLALSPEASPQMREDLGRIQEAANLGSRLTRELLLFARPEPAADEGVDVAACLHKVAGLIRQQARRELTLEISLPDEVWAASGRTTHVEQVLLNICINARDAMPEGGSLLLEAGNVQLQTSRAVSSGTLPAGDYVCLSVTDSGEGMDEDTLAKLFEPFYSTRRAEGRSGLGLAVVFGLVTGCGGGVQVESRPGEGTRFDVYLPRSRRRGSESAPSEPEVGQARGRTIAVVEDQPDVLGVIVRVLEMAGHRVLAASSGLEAEALFSARGDEVELLVCDVIMPGLSGPELIRRLATTYPDLPVLYISGYSDQALDLHDLTGADLLAKPFRPVDLLAKVETLLA; encoded by the coding sequence GTGCGCTCCAGAGAAGACGAAACCGAGCTGACCCACTCCCGAGAGATCCTCGGCGCCGTCGATGCGCTGGTGCTGGTGACCGACGAGGCCCTGACACTGCACTACGCCAACCAGGCCGCCCGCGAGCTCCTGGGAGACGAGGTGGCGCGGATCTTCTCCGACGCGCCCTGGGAGGAGGTTCCCCGGAGGCTCTCCGCGAGCACCGCGGGTGACACCCTCGCGCTGGAGACGACTCTGATCGACGTCGGCGGAGCCCGGCACCAGGTGGCCTGGAGCATCCGGGAGCCCTCTCTGCCGGGGCAAGCGCGGCGCTTCGTCTGCACCGGGCTGGACGTGACCGAGCTGCGCGAGAGCGAGGAGCGCTACCGCTGGCTCTCCTCGTCGACCATCGAGGGGATCACCATTCACGAGCGCGGGGTGATCCAGGACGTCAACGCCCGCTGCTCGGAGATGTGGGGCTACACGATCGAGGAGATGATCGGGCGCTCGGTGCTGGACTTCGCGACCGAGGCCTCCCGGCCGATCATCCTCGATCGCATCAAAGCCGGCCTGGAGGGCCCCTATGAGGTGGTCGGGCAGCGCAAGGATGGCAGCACCTTCCCCCTCGAGATCGTCACCCGGCACACCCAGTACCGGGGGAAGCTCGCGCGGGTCGCCGGTCTGCGCGACATCAGCGAGCGCAAGCGGATCGAGCACGAGCACGCGCAGCTCGAGGCGCGGATCCGTCAGGCGCAGCGGATGGAGGCCGTGGGCATCCTGGCCGGGGGCGTGGCCCACGACTTCAACAACCTGCTCTCGGTGATCATGGGGCTCTCCGACGTGCTGGCCCTCTCACCGGAGGCGAGCCCCCAGATGCGCGAGGATCTCGGGCGCATCCAGGAGGCCGCCAACCTGGGCTCCCGCCTGACCCGTGAGCTGCTCCTCTTCGCGCGCCCCGAGCCCGCGGCCGACGAGGGCGTGGACGTGGCCGCCTGCCTGCACAAGGTCGCGGGACTGATCCGCCAGCAGGCGCGGCGAGAGCTCACCCTGGAGATCAGCCTCCCCGACGAGGTCTGGGCGGCCTCGGGCCGCACCACCCACGTCGAGCAGGTCCTGCTCAACATCTGCATCAACGCTCGCGACGCGATGCCGGAGGGCGGCTCGCTGCTCCTCGAGGCAGGCAACGTCCAGCTCCAGACCTCGCGCGCGGTCTCGAGCGGCACCCTCCCCGCCGGCGACTACGTCTGCCTCTCGGTGACCGACTCCGGTGAGGGTATGGACGAGGACACCCTGGCGAAGCTCTTCGAGCCCTTCTACTCCACGCGGCGCGCAGAGGGCCGCTCCGGGCTGGGCCTGGCGGTCGTCTTCGGGCTGGTCACGGGCTGCGGGGGCGGCGTCCAGGTCGAGTCCCGCCCCGGGGAGGGCACCCGCTTCGACGTCTACCTGCCGCGCAGCCGCCGGAGGGGGTCGGAGAGCGCGCCGTCCGAGCCCGAGGTCGGCCAGGCGCGGGGCAGGACCATCGCCGTCGTCGAGGATCAACCCGACGTGTTGGGCGTCATCGTCCGGGTGCTCGAGATGGCCGGGCACCGGGTCCTGGCTGCGTCCAGCGGCCTCGAGGCCGAGGCGCTCTTCTCGGCGCGCGGCGACGAGGTCGAGCTGCTCGTCTGCGACGTCATCATGCCGGGGCTCTCGGGCCCGGAGCTGATCCGCCGCCTCGCGACGACCTACCCCGACCTCCCGGTGCTCTACATCTCCGGCTACTCCGACCAGGCCCTGGATCTCCACGACCTCACGGGCGCCGACCTCCTCGCCAAGCCCTTCCGGCCGGTGGACCTCCTGGCGAAGGTCGAGACCCTCCTCGCCTGA
- a CDS encoding response regulator, whose translation MSDPREQRRGVRTEVLLRVEYDDPGTLADDYLTNLGSGGLFVRSIQPLEVGSTLSLTISMPGFLEPLTLSGVVRWRRLEDDIGSGEQSGMGIELDLSNPITAEIFAALTERLERPRPMTGGPLQLLLVEDNQVVIGLFTHAIRKFSKERSEKEEVVVTTAGDGAEALEILRAAPVHLAIVDQILPVLSGPALIRQMRAEPNLRAIPVLAVSAGGEEAKIEALKAGADIYLDKPVTLARLVATLRTLIALRS comes from the coding sequence ATGTCGGATCCCAGGGAACAACGTCGAGGGGTACGCACCGAGGTCTTGCTCCGGGTCGAGTACGACGATCCGGGCACGCTCGCGGACGACTACCTGACGAACCTCGGGAGCGGGGGCCTCTTCGTCCGCAGCATCCAGCCGCTGGAGGTGGGGAGCACCCTCTCGCTGACCATCTCGATGCCTGGCTTCCTCGAGCCGCTCACCCTCTCGGGCGTCGTGCGCTGGCGCCGGCTGGAGGACGACATCGGCAGCGGCGAGCAGTCGGGGATGGGGATCGAGCTGGATCTCTCCAACCCCATCACCGCCGAGATCTTCGCGGCCCTCACCGAGCGCCTGGAGCGGCCCCGGCCGATGACCGGCGGTCCCCTCCAGCTGCTCCTGGTCGAGGACAACCAGGTGGTCATCGGGCTCTTCACCCATGCGATCCGGAAGTTCTCGAAGGAGCGCAGCGAGAAGGAGGAGGTCGTGGTCACCACCGCGGGTGACGGCGCGGAGGCCCTGGAGATCCTGCGGGCCGCCCCGGTGCACCTGGCGATCGTCGACCAGATCCTGCCGGTGCTCTCCGGGCCGGCCCTGATCCGGCAGATGCGGGCCGAGCCGAACCTCCGCGCCATCCCGGTGCTGGCCGTGAGCGCCGGCGGCGAGGAGGCGAAGATCGAGGCGCTGAAGGCCGGCGCCGACATCTACCTCGACAAGCCGGTGACCCTGGCCCGCCTGGTGGCCACCCTCCGCACCCTGATCGCGCTGCGGAGCTGA